From the Pseudomonas baltica genome, one window contains:
- a CDS encoding phage portal protein, translating to MAWWTRTTPEERMVREATRTVSNLVQSQPRAQGGGGGSETRWRGASRMLRSMSSWIPFLGSPNRDLSSPERKTLVARSRDAMRNHLIARAAIVRTRTNVVGTGLICRPQIDHEALGITEEQADILNAQIQREWELYAGDPRECDAEATLNHYQQQALALVSAMTGGDCFVATPWIERPGTVYNTRLQLIETDRVSNPYGCSDNERLVEGVEFDDYGAPVAYHICNGYPDDKFLKYPLRWERIEVFGAETGRRRVLQIWCDKERPGLKRGAPYLAPILEPLQKLERYASAELMAAVISAMFTVFIKKGDSFNSGGQGQPVFGDEDGIVGGDAGPAPLELGEGAIVDLAQGEEPMVANPARPNAQFDPFFSAIVKEIGAALELPLEELMLHYSSSYSAARAAMLQAWRFYTMRRWWLVCDFCQPSYELMFDEAVAAGRIRAPGYRDPALRRAYTQAIWIGPARGAIDELKEAKAARERIDVGISNETMETAAMSGETWQQVNRQRAREIKQRQQNGTTATPVAALAPKAPEPELPEDEE from the coding sequence ATGGCTTGGTGGACACGTACCACTCCAGAAGAGCGGATGGTGCGTGAAGCCACGCGCACAGTCTCTAACCTGGTGCAGAGCCAGCCCCGCGCTCAGGGTGGCGGTGGCGGCAGTGAAACACGCTGGCGCGGCGCTTCGCGCATGTTGCGCAGCATGTCGAGCTGGATCCCGTTCCTGGGTAGCCCGAACCGCGATTTGAGTTCGCCAGAGCGCAAAACTCTGGTGGCTCGTTCGCGGGATGCCATGCGCAACCACTTGATTGCCCGCGCGGCCATCGTGCGCACCCGAACCAACGTGGTGGGTACCGGGCTCATTTGCCGGCCACAGATCGACCATGAAGCCTTGGGCATCACCGAAGAGCAGGCTGATATCCTCAACGCACAGATTCAGCGGGAGTGGGAACTTTATGCTGGCGACCCTCGCGAGTGCGATGCAGAAGCGACCTTGAATCACTACCAGCAGCAGGCTCTGGCGCTGGTCTCGGCCATGACGGGGGGGGACTGCTTTGTGGCCACGCCGTGGATAGAACGCCCGGGCACGGTCTACAACACCAGGTTGCAGCTAATCGAGACTGATCGGGTCAGCAATCCCTATGGTTGCTCGGACAATGAAAGGCTCGTTGAGGGTGTTGAATTCGACGACTACGGCGCCCCGGTGGCCTACCACATCTGCAACGGCTATCCCGACGACAAGTTTTTGAAGTACCCGCTACGCTGGGAGCGCATCGAGGTATTTGGCGCCGAGACGGGCCGACGTCGCGTGCTGCAGATCTGGTGCGATAAGGAACGCCCTGGGCTAAAGCGCGGCGCCCCCTACCTGGCGCCGATCCTTGAGCCGCTGCAGAAGCTCGAGCGTTACGCCAGCGCCGAGCTGATGGCGGCTGTTATTTCGGCTATGTTCACCGTGTTCATCAAGAAGGGCGACAGCTTCAACAGCGGTGGGCAGGGCCAGCCGGTGTTCGGCGATGAAGACGGCATAGTCGGCGGTGACGCCGGACCAGCGCCGCTGGAGCTTGGAGAGGGTGCAATCGTCGACCTTGCCCAGGGCGAAGAGCCGATGGTGGCCAACCCAGCCCGGCCGAACGCGCAGTTCGATCCCTTCTTCTCGGCGATCGTGAAGGAAATCGGTGCGGCACTGGAGCTGCCGCTTGAAGAGTTGATGCTGCACTACAGCAGCAGCTACAGCGCAGCGCGTGCCGCGATGCTTCAGGCCTGGCGGTTCTACACAATGCGCCGCTGGTGGCTGGTGTGCGATTTCTGCCAGCCGAGCTATGAACTGATGTTCGACGAAGCGGTGGCTGCCGGCCGAATCCGGGCGCCCGGCTACCGTGACCCGGCACTTCGCCGTGCCTACACCCAGGCCATCTGGATCGGCCCGGCGCGTGGTGCCATCGACGAGCTCAAGGAAGCGAAGGCGGCCCGCGAGCGCATCGATGTGGGTATCAGCAACGAAACCATGGAAACCGCGGCCATGTCAGGCGAGACCTGGCAACAGGTCAACCGCCAGCGGGCCCGGGAGATCAAGCAGCGGCAGCAGAACGGCACGACAGCAACACCAGTAGCCGCCTTGGCGCCGAAAGCCCCTGAGCCCGAACTACCTGAAGACGAGGAATGA